The Apibacter raozihei genome contains a region encoding:
- a CDS encoding helix-turn-helix transcriptional regulator — MATNKSALIRYRTIDNCLRNPYRKWTLEDLIDKVSDALYEYEGITTGVSKRTIQADIQLMRSDKLGYNAPIIVKERKYYVYDDPEYSITNSPITDADMGKMKEIVAVLKQLNGFQYFDEMSEMIARLENSLYKTEDKKQEFIQFEGNQRLRGIKYITPIYHAIVHKKPLLINYKSFKAIQARQSVYYPYLLKEYRNRWFLVSKQKSGKFLYNLALDRMEEVYELAAEPYVEYEGVDFNRYFDDVIGVSKTEKDRAQKVILWFNKDNAPYVITKPLHSSQQIVKNEEDGGIVIRIDVVLNFELEREILGFGDTVKVLSPRLLQKKIRKKLFSASQLYTEAETESED; from the coding sequence ATGGCGACTAACAAATCTGCATTAATACGTTACAGAACTATAGATAATTGTTTACGAAACCCATATCGGAAATGGACACTTGAAGATTTGATCGATAAGGTTTCCGACGCATTATATGAATATGAAGGCATAACCACGGGTGTAAGTAAGAGAACAATTCAGGCCGATATTCAGTTAATGAGAAGCGATAAATTAGGATATAATGCACCTATTATTGTTAAAGAAAGAAAATATTATGTTTATGATGATCCTGAATATAGTATAACCAACTCACCAATCACCGATGCCGATATGGGGAAAATGAAGGAAATTGTAGCTGTATTAAAGCAGCTTAACGGTTTTCAGTATTTTGATGAAATGAGTGAAATGATAGCCAGATTAGAGAATAGTTTATATAAAACAGAAGATAAAAAACAGGAATTTATACAATTTGAAGGAAATCAACGATTAAGAGGTATTAAATATATTACTCCTATTTATCATGCAATAGTTCATAAAAAACCATTACTTATTAATTATAAATCTTTTAAAGCCATACAGGCTAGGCAATCTGTTTACTATCCTTATCTACTCAAAGAATATCGTAATCGCTGGTTTCTGGTATCTAAGCAGAAAAGCGGAAAATTTCTTTATAATCTTGCCTTGGATCGTATGGAAGAAGTCTACGAATTGGCAGCAGAACCTTATGTTGAGTATGAAGGGGTTGACTTTAACCGTTATTTTGACGATGTAATAGGAGTTTCCAAAACAGAAAAAGATAGGGCACAAAAAGTTATTTTATGGTTTAATAAAGATAATGCTCCCTATGTAATTACTAAGCCTTTGCATAGCTCTCAGCAGATTGTAAAGAACGAAGAGGATGGAGGTATAGTAATACGAATTGATGTAGTACTTAATTTTGAACTGGAAAGAGAAATATTAGGTTTTGGAGATACAGTAAAGGTGTTAAGTCCCAGATTATTGCAGAAAAAAATAAGAAAAAAGTTATTCAGTGCATCCCAATTATACACCGAAGCAGAAACAGAATCTGAAGATTAG
- a CDS encoding trimeric intracellular cation channel family protein — MKESVIDLLLQIRYVEIIEFIGTFAFAINGIRGAATKNCDWFGAFVLGFVTAVGGGTLRDLLLDITPFWMLNSIYLWCTLLALLFYIFLREHLNHLNRFFFWSDSIGLGLFVVVGAEKAMLLGYNSWVIISMATITGIIGGILRDVFLNKIPQIFKREIYAFPCILGGSCFVFLQLFNFQLPFISIITVGVVVLLRYIAVKWDLQIPRLKSER, encoded by the coding sequence ATGAAAGAATCTGTAATTGATTTACTCCTACAAATCCGATATGTGGAAATCATTGAATTTATAGGAACTTTTGCTTTTGCTATTAACGGTATACGAGGAGCTGCTACTAAAAATTGCGACTGGTTCGGAGCGTTTGTTCTGGGCTTCGTAACTGCTGTGGGCGGGGGAACTTTACGGGATCTTCTTTTAGATATAACTCCTTTTTGGATGCTAAACAGTATCTATTTATGGTGTACACTTCTGGCTCTTTTATTTTATATTTTTCTAAGGGAACATCTTAACCATCTCAACAGATTTTTCTTCTGGAGTGACAGTATCGGGCTGGGCTTATTTGTAGTCGTCGGTGCAGAAAAGGCCATGCTTCTAGGCTATAACTCATGGGTTATTATTTCTATGGCAACTATTACAGGTATTATTGGCGGAATTCTCAGGGATGTTTTTCTAAATAAAATTCCTCAGATATTTAAACGTGAAATATATGCCTTTCCTTGTATTTTAGGAGGTAGCTGTTTTGTATTTTTACAACTGTTTAATTTTCAACTTCCTTTTATAAGCATTATCACTGTTGGAGTAGTTGTACTACTACGTTATATAGCTGTGAAATGGGATTTACAAATCCCAAGACTTAAAAGTGAAAGATAA
- the uvrA gene encoding excinuclease ABC subunit UvrA: protein MNQDYIKIYGAREHNLKDLSLEIPRNKLVVITGLSGSGKSSLAFDTIFAEGQRRYIETFSAYARQFLGTLERPDVDKIDGLSPVIAIEQKTTSKNPRSTVGTVTELYDFFRLLYARASDAYSYNTGEKMIKYSEDQIIDLIYKDFLGEKVLLLAPLIRSRKGHYRELFAGLAKKGFLQVRVDGELREIGKDMKLDRYKIHDIEVVVDKLAIDENEYNQRILSSVRLAMQHGEGTIMLLKQGEEQGKYFSKNLMCPTTGISYQVPEPNTFSFNSPKGACEHCNGIGRVKEINISKLIPNTKLSFNKNVFPVFEELKHTGWIMSQIEIILKKNGFDMSTPWEKLSEQAQNEVLYGANEKITMDLDYAQIKKTYKISFEGVLEHLTRLTEGNEEGDTQKFKTQIFEDNICPVCQGARLKKESLFFRLDEKNISEISNYSLKQLDVWIKELPAKISENQNIIAKELLQEITKRLSFLLDVGLEYLSLNRPSQTLSGGESQRIRLATQIGSQLVNVLYILDEPSIGLHQRDNVKLIESLKKLRDLGNSVIVVEHDKDMILHADYVIDLGPFAGKRGGEIVWQGEPKDISEANTLTSQYINGQLKINVPDERRAGNGHHLKLSGCTGNNLKNVTLDIPLGSLVCITGVSGSGKSSLITNTLYSILNKHFYRAEKLPLPYKKIEGIEFLDKIVDVDQSPIGRTPRSNPATYTGVFTEIRNLFAQLPESKIRGYKLGRFSFNVKGGRCEVCQGSGLKLIEMNFLPDIYVHCETCHGKRFNRETLEVRYKGKSISDVLDMTIDEAVEFFQPIPKIYQKIKTLQEVGLGYITLGQQSTTLSGGEAQRVKLATELSKKQTGNTIYILDEPTTGLHFEDIRILMDVINRLVDLGNSVLIIEHNLDVIKASDYIVDIGLEGGDKGGKIVVQGTPEEIIKNKVSYTAKYLKEEML, encoded by the coding sequence ATGAATCAGGATTATATAAAAATATACGGAGCCAGAGAACATAATTTGAAAGATTTGTCTTTGGAAATTCCCAGAAATAAGTTGGTGGTAATTACAGGATTGAGTGGTAGTGGTAAATCATCATTGGCATTTGATACTATTTTTGCAGAAGGTCAGCGAAGATACATTGAAACTTTTTCAGCCTATGCCCGCCAATTTTTAGGTACTTTGGAACGTCCGGATGTTGATAAAATTGACGGACTTTCTCCTGTTATAGCAATAGAGCAGAAAACTACGTCTAAAAATCCTCGTTCGACTGTAGGAACAGTTACAGAATTATATGATTTTTTCCGTTTATTGTATGCGCGTGCATCTGATGCCTACTCCTATAATACAGGAGAAAAAATGATTAAATACTCGGAAGATCAGATTATCGATTTGATTTATAAGGATTTTTTAGGAGAAAAAGTACTGTTACTGGCGCCATTAATCCGTTCAAGGAAAGGACATTACCGAGAATTATTTGCAGGTCTGGCAAAAAAGGGTTTTTTACAGGTTAGAGTTGATGGAGAGCTTAGAGAGATTGGAAAAGACATGAAGCTGGATAGATATAAAATACATGATATAGAAGTGGTTGTGGATAAGTTAGCTATCGATGAAAATGAATACAATCAGCGCATTTTATCTTCTGTCCGTTTAGCTATGCAGCATGGTGAGGGTACAATCATGTTGCTTAAACAGGGTGAAGAACAAGGGAAATATTTTAGTAAAAATCTCATGTGTCCTACTACGGGAATTTCTTATCAGGTACCTGAACCCAATACGTTTTCATTTAATTCTCCCAAAGGGGCATGTGAGCACTGCAATGGTATAGGAAGAGTGAAAGAAATTAATATATCTAAACTTATACCTAACACCAAACTGTCTTTTAATAAAAATGTTTTTCCAGTCTTTGAAGAATTAAAACATACCGGGTGGATTATGTCGCAGATAGAAATTATTTTGAAAAAAAATGGTTTTGACATGAGTACTCCTTGGGAAAAACTTTCTGAGCAGGCGCAAAATGAGGTGTTATATGGTGCTAATGAAAAAATTACCATGGATTTGGATTATGCTCAGATCAAGAAGACCTATAAGATAAGTTTTGAGGGTGTGCTGGAACATCTGACCCGTTTAACGGAAGGTAATGAAGAGGGAGATACTCAAAAATTTAAGACCCAGATATTTGAAGATAATATTTGTCCGGTTTGTCAGGGAGCACGTTTAAAAAAAGAAAGTTTATTTTTCAGGCTTGATGAGAAAAACATTTCAGAAATATCAAATTATTCGTTAAAACAATTAGATGTCTGGATTAAAGAACTTCCCGCAAAAATTTCCGAAAATCAAAATATAATAGCCAAAGAGTTGTTGCAGGAGATAACCAAAAGGTTAAGTTTTCTGTTAGATGTTGGGTTGGAATACTTAAGTTTAAACCGTCCTTCTCAAACGCTTTCCGGAGGTGAATCCCAAAGGATACGTCTGGCTACGCAAATTGGTTCTCAGCTGGTAAATGTACTGTATATTTTAGATGAGCCTAGTATTGGTCTACATCAAAGAGATAATGTAAAATTAATAGAATCACTTAAAAAACTAAGAGATTTAGGAAATTCGGTAATAGTTGTAGAGCATGATAAAGATATGATTTTACATGCAGACTATGTGATTGATTTAGGGCCTTTTGCTGGCAAAAGGGGAGGGGAAATAGTATGGCAGGGTGAACCTAAAGATATATCAGAAGCTAATACGTTAACATCTCAATATATAAACGGTCAGCTAAAAATTAATGTTCCGGATGAAAGAAGAGCAGGAAATGGTCATCATTTAAAATTATCAGGTTGTACCGGAAATAATTTAAAAAATGTAACCTTGGATATTCCGTTAGGAAGTTTAGTATGCATCACCGGAGTTTCAGGTAGTGGTAAATCTTCTTTGATAACCAATACTTTATACTCCATTTTAAACAAGCATTTTTATCGCGCTGAAAAGCTGCCTTTACCATACAAAAAAATTGAAGGAATAGAATTTTTGGATAAAATTGTAGATGTTGATCAATCTCCTATTGGCAGAACTCCACGTTCTAATCCAGCTACCTATACCGGAGTTTTTACCGAAATAAGAAATCTTTTTGCTCAACTTCCAGAATCTAAAATAAGAGGATATAAATTAGGACGTTTTTCATTCAACGTTAAAGGAGGAAGATGTGAAGTTTGTCAGGGTTCCGGACTAAAGCTTATCGAAATGAATTTTTTACCGGATATCTATGTTCATTGTGAAACCTGTCATGGGAAACGATTTAATAGAGAAACCTTAGAAGTTCGGTATAAAGGAAAATCTATTTCCGATGTTTTGGATATGACTATCGATGAAGCGGTTGAATTTTTTCAACCCATACCTAAGATTTATCAAAAGATTAAAACTTTACAAGAAGTAGGATTAGGGTATATAACTTTGGGACAACAGTCTACTACTTTATCGGGAGGCGAAGCACAAAGAGTAAAATTAGCTACTGAACTAAGTAAAAAACAAACCGGAAATACTATTTACATATTAGATGAACCTACTACTGGCTTGCATTTTGAAGATATTCGTATACTAATGGATGTTATTAATAGGCTGGTTGATTTAGGTAACTCTGTACTTATAATTGAACATAACCTGGATGTTATCAAAGCTTCTGATTATATTGTGGATATAGGATTGGAAGGAGGAGATAAAGGAGGTAAAATTGTGGTGCAAGGAACTCCGGAAGAAATAATAAAAAATAAAGTAAGTTATACAGCAAAATATTTAAAAGAGGAAATGCTTTAA
- a CDS encoding acyltransferase family protein, translated as MPKQRDSFFDSIKFILIFLVVLGHLLEAVAGINHLNRVAFDFIYTFHMPLFIFISGYFSKNITWNKFVKSFKSLFSTYVVFQFLFILFQFFFSGKFDWFKFLFFPQSVLWYIAGLMIWRFLFYFIEKFKISFILVFTISLVITFALGFTKDVIPFSRILTFFPYFILGYFCSEKFIKKIRSINKIYFTAFLILFFLALYFTTSNLYRYNLFGESTYNAYPTILEGIVYRGVWFLITIIVSIAFINVMPVIFPNLGLNTMEIYLLHPLFVYYIFNIIVGYYHLNPPFILVFLSAVLIVIICLYLGKLKFIKYLINPMDLWKKRS; from the coding sequence ATGCCTAAGCAAAGAGATTCTTTTTTCGATTCTATAAAATTTATATTAATTTTTTTAGTGGTTCTTGGTCATTTGCTGGAAGCAGTAGCAGGCATAAATCATTTGAATCGAGTAGCTTTCGATTTTATATATACCTTTCATATGCCTCTTTTTATTTTTATTTCAGGCTATTTTTCTAAAAATATTACTTGGAATAAATTTGTGAAAAGCTTTAAATCATTATTTTCAACTTATGTTGTTTTCCAGTTTTTATTTATTTTATTTCAGTTCTTTTTTTCAGGGAAATTTGATTGGTTTAAGTTTCTCTTTTTTCCTCAAAGCGTTTTATGGTACATAGCAGGGTTGATGATTTGGCGCTTTTTATTCTATTTTATTGAAAAATTTAAAATTTCATTTATACTGGTATTTACTATTTCATTAGTAATTACTTTTGCTTTAGGTTTTACGAAAGATGTAATTCCTTTTTCAAGAATATTAACTTTCTTCCCTTATTTTATTTTAGGATATTTTTGCAGTGAAAAGTTTATAAAAAAAATAAGATCTATAAATAAAATATATTTTACGGCCTTCTTAATTTTATTTTTTTTAGCACTGTATTTTACAACAAGTAATTTATATAGATACAATCTTTTTGGAGAATCTACTTACAACGCTTATCCAACTATATTGGAAGGAATTGTTTACAGAGGAGTATGGTTTTTGATTACCATTATTGTTTCCATAGCTTTTATAAATGTGATGCCTGTTATATTTCCTAATTTAGGATTAAATACAATGGAGATTTATTTGCTTCATCCACTCTTTGTTTATTACATATTTAATATTATTGTAGGTTATTATCATTTAAACCCACCTTTTATCTTGGTTTTTTTGTCAGCTGTGCTTATTGTTATAATTTGTTTATATTTAGGAAAGTTGAAATTTATTAAATACCTAATAAATCCTATGGATTTATGGAAAAAACGGTCCTGA
- a CDS encoding DUF4919 domain-containing protein, whose product MKRIFLILTLFVISSSFSQTIDLETVKKEVINKNSSFYYEDLVKQFIEHPETFRADTVKSEYLYYGKLFSTYYKKSSEVKSQNMRLIKLTGDKKYSKAIALGENLIEKDPVNLVIIMNLINSYKNQNKDENKDKINKLSLQAEILLTAIAKYGDGKSKETAFKVIALGDEYILLNYLGINLAKYTRKSENSKTKEILDIWTKDNNFADDHREKIYTVVYSNVD is encoded by the coding sequence ATGAAAAGAATTTTTCTTATATTAACTCTTTTTGTGATTAGTAGTTCTTTTTCGCAAACAATAGACCTCGAAACAGTTAAAAAAGAAGTAATAAATAAAAACTCTTCATTTTATTATGAAGATTTGGTAAAGCAATTTATTGAACATCCTGAAACTTTTCGAGCTGATACAGTAAAATCTGAATATTTATATTACGGTAAATTATTTTCTACCTACTATAAGAAATCATCTGAGGTTAAGTCGCAAAATATGCGGTTGATAAAATTAACCGGAGATAAAAAATATTCTAAAGCTATTGCTTTAGGAGAGAATTTGATCGAAAAAGATCCTGTAAATTTAGTTATTATAATGAATTTAATTAATTCGTATAAAAACCAAAATAAGGATGAAAACAAAGATAAAATAAATAAATTATCTCTACAGGCAGAGATTTTGCTAACTGCTATAGCCAAGTATGGTGATGGTAAATCTAAGGAAACTGCGTTTAAAGTTATTGCTTTAGGGGATGAATATATTCTGCTAAATTATTTAGGGATTAATTTGGCTAAATATACTCGAAAATCGGAAAATTCGAAAACAAAAGAAATTTTAGATATCTGGACGAAAGATAATAACTTCGCAGATGATCATAGAGAGAAAATTTATACAGTTGTATACTCAAATGTAGATTAA
- the upp gene encoding uracil phosphoribosyltransferase: MIVHDFSQTKSILNHFVAELRDVEVQKDRMRFRRNLERIGEILGYELSKSLNYHTENIKTPLGIKPTDLLDQQPVLCTILRAGLPLHQGMMNFFDQAETTFVSAFRHHPNGEKEFEIVVEYLATPSLQDKTLIISDPMLATGESLANVYEVLLSQGVPKKVHIVAAIGSKPGIDYITKKLPENSELWIASVDERLDDNQYIIPGLGDAGDLAFGKKLSK, translated from the coding sequence ATGATTGTTCACGATTTTAGTCAAACTAAATCTATATTAAATCATTTTGTAGCAGAGTTAAGAGACGTTGAAGTACAAAAAGACCGAATGCGTTTCAGAAGGAATTTAGAAAGAATAGGTGAAATATTAGGGTATGAATTAAGTAAATCATTAAATTACCATACTGAAAATATTAAAACCCCACTTGGAATTAAGCCTACAGACTTATTGGATCAACAACCTGTTCTATGCACCATATTGCGTGCAGGGTTACCTTTACATCAGGGAATGATGAACTTTTTTGATCAGGCAGAAACTACGTTTGTGTCTGCTTTTCGTCATCATCCAAATGGTGAAAAGGAATTTGAAATTGTGGTTGAATATCTGGCTACTCCTTCTCTACAGGATAAAACTTTAATCATTTCTGATCCTATGTTAGCTACGGGTGAATCATTGGCTAATGTGTATGAAGTATTATTAAGTCAGGGAGTTCCTAAAAAAGTTCATATTGTTGCAGCTATAGGTTCAAAACCTGGAATTGATTATATAACTAAAAAACTTCCCGAAAATTCTGAACTATGGATTGCTTCTGTTGATGAAAGGCTTGATGATAATCAATATATTATACCAGGATTAGGTGACGCAGGAGATCTTGCTTTTGGTAAAAAATTGTCAAAATAA
- the rpiB gene encoding ribose 5-phosphate isomerase B, protein MEKKKIAIGCDEAAYALKIVLKEYLEKLGYEVKDFGAEKGEVVLYPDVAANVAKAVASGEFERAVLTCGTGIGMAITANKIPGVRAAVCHDPFSAERARKSNNAQIICFGERVIGHELAKSLLNTWLESEFSGGGSTPKVQRICDYEEEYSKK, encoded by the coding sequence ATGGAAAAGAAAAAAATAGCAATAGGTTGTGATGAAGCGGCTTATGCATTAAAAATAGTATTAAAAGAATATTTGGAAAAGCTAGGATATGAAGTAAAGGATTTTGGAGCAGAAAAAGGTGAAGTGGTTCTTTACCCGGATGTTGCAGCAAATGTAGCCAAAGCTGTTGCTTCAGGAGAATTTGAACGAGCTGTATTAACATGTGGAACTGGCATAGGTATGGCTATAACTGCTAATAAAATACCTGGTGTAAGAGCAGCCGTATGTCATGACCCGTTTTCTGCTGAAAGAGCGAGAAAAAGTAATAATGCTCAAATTATTTGCTTTGGGGAACGAGTTATTGGACATGAACTTGCTAAAAGCTTACTAAACACATGGCTTGAATCTGAATTTAGCGGAGGAGGTTCCACTCCTAAAGTTCAACGCATCTGTGATTATGAAGAAGAATATTCAAAAAAATAA
- a CDS encoding CPBP family intramembrane glutamic endopeptidase, whose translation MNENFGQVDFSSEGFSFRLTKLTQKLIPTSSTSYNISSISPIILFFAFFIQCTIFGGIVNLFATFGEEFGWRNFLLNETKSLGFFRSSIFIGTIWGLWHIPLIIMGHNYPSSLIVGILIMCLFTITISPIFSYLTYKTNSILAPCLFHGMINSIGILFPLYISNGNELYSSVVGISTILSNIIIILFIFIFDKKFILKIHSKIE comes from the coding sequence TTGAATGAAAATTTTGGACAAGTTGACTTCTCAAGTGAAGGTTTTTCTTTTCGTTTAACAAAATTAACTCAAAAATTAATTCCTACATCTTCAACATCTTATAATATATCATCTATTTCACCTATTATATTATTTTTTGCATTCTTCATACAGTGTACAATCTTTGGAGGAATTGTAAACTTATTTGCAACATTTGGAGAAGAATTCGGATGGAGAAATTTTTTACTTAATGAAACAAAATCATTGGGTTTCTTTAGATCATCAATATTTATAGGAACCATTTGGGGCTTATGGCATATTCCGCTAATTATTATGGGGCATAATTATCCATCATCACTAATTGTAGGAATTTTAATTATGTGTCTGTTTACTATAACAATTAGTCCTATTTTTAGTTATTTAACATATAAAACAAACTCAATATTGGCTCCTTGTTTATTTCATGGAATGATCAATTCTATAGGCATCCTATTTCCTCTTTACATCTCTAATGGAAACGAACTGTATAGTTCTGTAGTAGGAATTTCTACCATACTTTCAAATATAATTATTATCTTATTCATTTTCATCTTTGATAAAAAATTTATACTCAAAATTCATTCTAAAATAGAATAA
- a CDS encoding BaiN/RdsA family NAD(P)/FAD-dependent oxidoreductase: MKKLVIIGGGASGFFLAANLNKTNWKVTILEQSKHPLQKVKISGGGRCNVTHACFNPKELVKFYPRGSKELTSIFSHFQPSDTFDWFERRKVNLNIEADNRVFPDTNTSQTIIDTLLKHTEKNNIQVHYETVVSDIMNENQLFKIITSKFVYEADALIIATGSSPKMWKIISKLGHSIISPVPSLFTFNCKSPLIQNLQGTSFTEAEISIPLLKHTEYGPLLITHWGLSGPSILKLSAWKARELAELKYNFILKINWVSESFDEVKNTLNGYKVQNPKKSIYSLKPYNLTQRFWQNMLNVLDIKEKVLAELSKTDINRITETLTNTRLTINGKSTFKDEFVTAGGVNRKEIDFRTMQSKLVQNLYFAGEVIDIDAITGGFNFQACWSEAFVISQQFNIYEKN; the protein is encoded by the coding sequence TTGAAAAAATTAGTTATCATAGGTGGAGGAGCTTCCGGCTTTTTCTTAGCAGCAAATCTTAATAAAACTAATTGGAAAGTTACCATATTAGAACAATCCAAACATCCTTTACAAAAGGTTAAAATATCTGGTGGAGGGAGGTGTAATGTAACACATGCATGTTTTAATCCTAAAGAACTTGTTAAATTCTATCCTAGAGGTTCCAAAGAATTAACTAGTATTTTTTCTCATTTTCAACCTTCTGATACTTTTGACTGGTTTGAAAGAAGAAAAGTTAATTTAAATATAGAAGCTGATAACAGGGTATTTCCTGACACTAATACATCGCAAACAATCATTGACACATTACTTAAACATACTGAAAAAAACAATATACAAGTACATTACGAAACTGTTGTTTCTGATATAATGAATGAAAATCAATTGTTTAAAATTATAACTTCGAAATTCGTTTATGAAGCTGATGCATTAATCATAGCAACAGGAAGCTCTCCCAAAATGTGGAAAATTATATCTAAATTAGGCCATTCAATAATTTCTCCTGTTCCCAGTCTATTTACATTTAATTGTAAATCTCCTTTAATCCAGAATCTTCAGGGAACTTCTTTTACTGAAGCTGAAATATCAATTCCTTTGTTAAAACATACTGAATACGGACCTTTATTAATAACCCACTGGGGACTGAGTGGCCCATCAATACTTAAACTTTCTGCCTGGAAGGCCAGAGAACTTGCTGAATTAAAATATAACTTTATTCTTAAAATTAATTGGGTTTCTGAGAGTTTTGACGAAGTTAAAAATACACTTAACGGTTACAAAGTTCAAAATCCTAAAAAATCCATTTATTCTCTTAAACCCTATAATCTTACACAAAGATTCTGGCAAAATATGCTAAATGTTTTAGATATAAAAGAAAAAGTGCTTGCTGAATTGAGTAAAACTGATATAAATAGAATTACAGAAACATTAACAAATACCAGGCTAACAATAAATGGCAAAAGTACATTTAAAGATGAATTTGTTACTGCCGGAGGAGTTAATCGTAAAGAAATAGATTTCCGGACAATGCAGTCAAAACTAGTTCAAAATCTTTATTTTGCTGGTGAAGTTATTGACATAGATGCAATTACCGGAGGGTTTAATTTTCAGGCATGTTGGAGCGAAGCTTTTGTTATCAGTCAACAATTTAACATCTATGAAAAAAATTGA